Genomic DNA from Flavobacterium sp. N502540:
AAGTACGAGGAGGGAGTTGACCCAGAGCTTTCATTTCGAGTGTAAATGGGATGGCACTGGATAGAAGAGCCAGAGCAACACCCATTCCGAAGAGTTTAGGGGTAAGATTTACCAATCCGTTTTCATAGATACCAAACGGTAGAATTAAAATAGCTCCAAATAACATTCCGGTGGCAACAGCTTCTCCACCATGCATAATTTTAGAAACTTTTCCGCCCAGAACAATATAGGCAGCCCATAAAGCACCTGCAAAAAGAGCAAATAAAACACCTATAGGATCGATTTGGTCATTTGACCAGGGAGCTATTAAAAATATTCCGAGTGCTGCCAGTACTACCCAGCAATAATCAAGCAAACGCTTCGAACCAACAATAGCAACCAGTAATGGACCTATAAATTCAAGCGTTACAGCCAGACCAATCGGGATTCTTTCTATTGCACTATAAAAAACTAAATTCATAGCGCCAAGTGTCAAACCATATGGAAGAACAATTCTCCATTGTTTTGGAGTAACTGCTTTTAAATTGGGTCTGTACGCTAGAAGCAATATGACAGCCGAAATTCCGATTCGCAAAGAAGCTGTTCCCGCAGCACCTATGGTTGGGAATAAACTTTTTGCAATGGCAGCCCCGCACTGAACACTTATAATTGCCAGAAGCACAGCGTAAACAGGAGGGATATTGAATTCTTTATTTTTCATGGAAATGTAATGGAGAGAAGAACGGCAAATATAAAGCCGATAACCTAAGACGGTTAGGTAGAGTTTTAAAGAGATTTTTTTTAGAATACTATCCTAAAGCTCTTTTGGTAACATAAGCGCGATAACCAATAACAGCCATCTGCCATTTTTTTGCTTTCGTAATGTCAAGACCTTGTTTGGTAAAACTTGGTAACAGTATTTTATTGATTCGGGCTAAAATTTTGTACATAACGGCTAAATTTTTTGCAAAGATATAAAAAAAAGACTTTGCGGTCAGGCAAAGTCTTTTAGTTTGATTTTTAAGTGTTTATTGAGTTTTAGAATCAGATTTTGATTAAGATCTTCTACTTTCTAAATCTCTTCTTTGGTCTCTCTCTTTCTGTCTTGCATCTCTTTCTTTTTGTCTTGCGTCTCTTTCCTTTAGCCTTGCATCTTTTTCTTTCTGCATAGCATCTTTTTCATGTTGTTTTACATCTTTTTGGTACTGTTTCATGTCTTTTTTGAGCTGTTGCATATCTTGCTCATACTGTTTCATATTGATGTCGTACTCCTTAGAATTTCTACCATATTTGTCTTCTATGTTATCGGCAAATCTAGCCATGTCGTCACTAAATTTGTCCATAGCAGCTTCGTATTTTTGCATATCTTTTTCATAATTTGCATCTCTTAGTGCTAAGTACTTATTTATCTGTTTTTCATAAGCTGCCATAGCGGGTTCGATAGATTTTACTTTCTTTTCGTATTCAGCCATTTCTTTTTTAAATTTGGCCATTTCCGTTTTGCTGTCTGGATTTCCCGGAGGCATTGGTGGCATCGGTACGTCCATTGAAGGAACTTGTGGCATTGATTCAACAAGGAATGCAGGTGGAGTTGGCGGAGTCGGTGGAGTTGGAGGCGTCAGGGATGACTGATTGCTGTCGTTATCGGTATCATCGCTTTCGTCGCTCATTGTAATCTGATTTCTAATTACACTTTTCTTGCCTGGAGCATCATCCGTTATTAATGCTACACTCTTGGAACCGTTATTTTGGGTTGATACCACAATTCCACAGCCTTTTATAGCTTTATTGCTTTCAATGTGAATGGTTTGTGTTTTTCCATTTTGTCTTTTTACATCCACTTTAATTGCGGTCAGCTCATTTTCACTGTTTCTTTTTACATCCGAGATAACAACATCAACATTGTGCTTTTGTTTGAGATCTTCTGTTATTTTTTTTAGTTCCTGATCTGTAGTGTTTTTTTGGATTTTAATAACATCGGTTGAGTCATTTTTTTTGACGATCCCTTTCGATTCTCTAACTTCTTTAGCTTCTTTTTCTTGCGCGATGGTTTTAATTTGGAATAAAAAGATAAAAGCAGCAAGTGCCGGAATGATGGCATAATACTTCCAGTAATTCCATTTCTTTGATTGATTTTTGTTTAACATGACAATTCGTTTTTTGATTAATGATTGATAAAAATGATTGGTGATTGCAACACAGCTTTCATGTGCTGTTATTTTTAAAAGCGTGTACTGATACGCTTTTTTGTCGGTTA
This window encodes:
- a CDS encoding EamA family transporter — its product is MKNKEFNIPPVYAVLLAIISVQCGAAIAKSLFPTIGAAGTASLRIGISAVILLLAYRPNLKAVTPKQWRIVLPYGLTLGAMNLVFYSAIERIPIGLAVTLEFIGPLLVAIVGSKRLLDYCWVVLAALGIFLIAPWSNDQIDPIGVLFALFAGALWAAYIVLGGKVSKIMHGGEAVATGMLFGAILILPFGIYENGLVNLTPKLFGMGVALALLSSAIPFTLEMKALGQLPPRTFSILMSLEPAAAAICAFIFLQEHLNFYEILAVLCVVIASAGSTLTAKR
- a CDS encoding SsrA-binding protein; translation: MYKILARINKILLPSFTKQGLDITKAKKWQMAVIGYRAYVTKRALG
- a CDS encoding M56 family metallopeptidase — its product is MEAFFIFIAKSSGLVILFYCAYYFLLRKETFFNSSRWFLLAGLITSVVLPFLVYTKIVWIEPTPIVQAPAMTASKATIAAMDYSKTYLSPAVAEDTFEINWNYVVLAVYGIGFLALVIKFMIDFYSLNSVLKGKKILQQADFKFVDIKENIAPFSYFDYIVYNSSMYTASELESIIEHEKVHSDQNHTMDVLISRVFCVLFWFNPFIWLYKKAILQNLEFIADSEAAKIITDKKAYQYTLLKITAHESCVAITNHFYQSLIKKRIVMLNKNQSKKWNYWKYYAIIPALAAFIFLFQIKTIAQEKEAKEVRESKGIVKKNDSTDVIKIQKNTTDQELKKITEDLKQKHNVDVVISDVKRNSENELTAIKVDVKRQNGKTQTIHIESNKAIKGCGIVVSTQNNGSKSVALITDDAPGKKSVIRNQITMSDESDDTDNDSNQSSLTPPTPPTPPTPPAFLVESMPQVPSMDVPMPPMPPGNPDSKTEMAKFKKEMAEYEKKVKSIEPAMAAYEKQINKYLALRDANYEKDMQKYEAAMDKFSDDMARFADNIEDKYGRNSKEYDINMKQYEQDMQQLKKDMKQYQKDVKQHEKDAMQKEKDARLKERDARQKERDARQKERDQRRDLESRRS